Sequence from the Schistosoma mansoni, WGS project CABG00000000 data, supercontig 1611, strain Puerto Rico, whole genome shotgun sequence genome:
cgacagacaacgctagtgcgtctctgcgctttcaggaacaaaaataactgcacaactacactcgacagaataagctctttcataaactaacaacaaacacctagtcattcacacacatacacacacacaactacaacaacaaagtaaacactcttacagttattacggaaacaaacacgtcgctagaaaaacacaatctatcatcaataccacatcacatgatcacttcaattcatctcattcgccatacaactgtacaatcccacattgaaacagcatcattgccatctcacccactatggaatcatccttctctgttgttcccaatgcgacgacagacaacgctagtgcgtctctgcgctttcaggaacaaaataactgcacaactacactcgacagaataagctctttccATAAACTAACNNNNNNNNNNNNNNNNNNNNNNNNNNNNNNNNNNNNNNNNNNNNNNNNNNNNNNNNNNNNNNNNNNNNNNNNNNNNNNNNNNNNNNNNNNNNNNNNNNNNNNNNNNNNNNNNNNNNNNNNNNNNNNNNNNNNNNNNNNNNNNNNNNNNNNNNNNNNNNNNNNNNNNNNNNNNNNNNNNNNNNNNNNNNNNNNNNNNNNNNctcttacagttattacggaaacaaacacgtcgctagaaaaacacaatctatcatcaataccacatcacatgatcacttcaattcatctcattcgccatacaactgtacaatcccacattgaaacagcatcattgccatctcacccactatggaatcatccttctctgttgttcccaatgcgacgacagacaacgctagtgcgtctctgcgctttcaggaacaaaaataactgcacaactacactcgacagaataagctctttcataaactaacaacaaacacctagtcattcacacacatacacacacaacaacaacaacaaagtaaacactcttacagttattacggaaacaaacacgtcgctagaaaaacacaatctatcatcaataccacatcacatgatcacttcaattcatctcattcgccatacaactgtacaatcccacattgaaacagcatcattgccatctcacccactatggaatcatccttctctgttgttcccaatgcgacgacagacaacgctagtgcgtctctgcgctttcaggaacaaaaataactgcacaactacactcgacagaataagctctttcataaactaacaacaaacacctagtcattcacacacacacacacacacacaactacaacaacaaagtaaacactcttacagttattacggaaacaaacacgtcgctagaaaaacacaatctatcatcaataccacatcacatgatcacttcaattcatctcattcgccatacaactgtacaatcccacattgaaacagcatcattgccatctcacccactatggaatcatccttctctgttgttcccaatgcgacgacagacaacgctagtgcgtctctgcgctttcaggaacaaaaataactgcacaactacactcgacagaataagctctttcataaactaacaacaaacacctagtcattcacacacacacacacacacaactacaacaacaaagtaaacactcttacagttattacggaaacaaacacgtcgctagaaaaacacaatctatcatcaataccacatcacatgatcacttcaattcatctcattcgccatacaactgtacaatcccacattgaaacagcatcattgccatctcacccactatggaatcatccttctctgttgttcccaatgcgacgacagacaacgctagtgcgtctctgcgctttcaggaacaaaaaataactgcacaactacactcgacagaaataagctctttcataaaactaacaacaaacacctagtcgttcacacacatacacacacaacaacaacaacaacaaNNNNNNNNNNNNNNNNNNNNNNNNNNNNNNNNNNNNNNNNNNNNNNNNNNNNNNNNNNNNNNNNNNNNNNNNNNNNNNNNNNNNNNNNNNNNNNNNNNNNNNNNNNNNNNNNNNNNNNNNNNNNNNNNNNNNNNNNNNNNNNNNNNNNNNNNNNNNNNNNNNNNNNNNNNNNNNNNNNNNNNNNNNNNNNNNNNNNNNNNtttcaggaacaaaaataactgcacaactacactcgacagaataagctctttcataaactaacaacaaacacctagtcattcacacgcatacacacacaacaacaacaacaacaacgaagtaaacactcttacagttattacggaaacaaacacgtcgctagaaaaacacaatctatcatcaataccacatcacatgatcacttcaattcatctcattcgccatacaactgtacaatcccacattgaaacagcatcattgccatctcacccactatggaatcatccttctctgttgttcccaatgcgacgacagacaacgctagtgcgtctctgcgctttcaggaacaaaaataactgcacaactacactcgacagaataagctctttcataaactaacaacaaacacctagtcattcacacacatacacacaacaacaacaacaaagtaaacactcttacagttattacggaaacaaacacgtcgctagaaaaacacaatctatcatcaataccacatcacatgatcacctcaattcatctcattcgccatacaactgtacaatcccacattgaaacagcatcattgccatctcacccactatggaatcatccttctctgttgttcccaatgcgacgacagacaacgctagtgcgtctctgcgctttcaggaacaaaaataactgcacaactacactcgacagaataagctctttcataaactaacaacaaacacctagtcattcacacacatacacacacaacaacaacaacaacaacaaagtaaacactcttacagttattacggaaacaaacacgtcgctagaaaaacacaatcttcattcaataccacatcacatgatcacttcaattcatctcattcgccatacaactgtacaatcccacattgaaacagcatcattgccatctcacccactatggaatcatccttctctgttgttcccaatgcgacgacagacaacgctagtgcgtctctgcgctttcaggaacaaaaataactgcacaactacactcgacagaataagctctttcataaactaacaacaaacacctagtcattcacacacatacacacacacacaactacaacaacaaagtaaacactcttacagttattacggaaacaaacacgtcgctagaaaaacacaatctatcatcaataccacatcacatgatcacttcaattcatctcattcgccatacaactgtacaatcccacattgaaacagcatcattgccatctcacccactatggaatcatccttctctgttgttcccaatgcgacgacagacaacgctagtgcgtctctgcgctttcaggaacaaaaataactgcacaactacac
This genomic interval carries:
- a CDS encoding XP_018644821.1, with amino-acid sequence MITSIHLIRHTTVQSHIETASLPSHPLWNHPSLLFPMRRQTTLVRLCAFRNKNNCTTTLDRISSFIN